One Hyphomonadaceae bacterium BL14 genomic window, GATGGCGCGCACGAACACGCCTTCATTCTCGCCATACTCGATGAGACGCGCGCCCGTCACGGCATTGTCCACCGTGACCAGGCCGCGCGCTCCATCTTCAAAGAGGAGTTCGGTTGTCGCAATCGGTACGCCTTCGGGGGCATAACGCGCCCCGCCGCCGGTGAATTGCGTGACCGCCGCCAGAATGACCGTCAGCACGACAAGGACACCCATGCCCTGCACGGCGCGGCGGTGGATGACTTCCTGACGGTTCTCTTTCATGGGCTCGGTTTCCATCGGTTTCTAGCTGTTCACCGCCGCCGCGCCACGGTCAGGCATGGACTGGCGGCGGGGCTTTTCAGTCGCCGGAACCGCGATGCGCGGCGCCGGCTGACCCGCCTTCTCCGCGAGCGCCACGGCCAGCACGCGGGCGGCTTCGGCCGCGTCGGGCAGGCCGCGCAGCATGGGCTGGGCGTTGTTGAGGTGCCAGGGCCGCACGTGCGGCCACAGCGACAGATAGGCCACGCGGTCCGGTCCGGTCAGCTTGAGCGGAATATCGCCATTGCCGCTGGCGCGGGCCTTGAGCGAGGCCGAGCCGATCACCTTGAACGGGATGTTGACCGCCTTGGGCAGCGCCACCCCGGCGCGGATCACGACCCGCTCATTGGTCACCGTGTAGACCGTCGAGCGGGCGATCAGCCAGGCAAAGAGCGACAACAGGCCAATGGCTGCGGCGGCGAGCAGGACCTGCAGGACCGCCGTCGTGGCCGCCTCGCCGGCGGCGACGCCGGCCGACAGGCCGGAGCTGGCCTCCCAGGTGACGAGGATGGCGAAATAGATCGCCACCGCACGCACATGGAAGACATGCAGGGCCAGCGATTTCCAGTCCGGCGCGCCGCTCCAGAGGACACGCTCGCCTTCTGGAAGCTTGTCGGGCAGGCCGGGGATGGGCTCAGGTTTGATTTTATCGGGATCACACATCTTACAACCAGGGCTCCGATCTGTCGGGCGTGGCGTAGAGCGTGCCAGCTCCGTAATATGCGCTGATGCGATCCTCTTCGAGGCGCGTGACCTGAGCTGACGATGCGTGGGCGGGCACGCCGTCGAACTGGCTGGCCAGAATTGACGACACGATGACCTTGCCGGACTTGCCCTTCACGTTGGCGAAGGCGTACGGCAGCAGCACCTTGCGTCCTCCAGCAGACAACTCGATCTCATAGTAGCGGACGAGGGCTTCGGCGCGGTCGACCCAGATATCGGTCACCTTGCCGGCAGAGTTGCCGTCCGCGCCCACCACGTCCATCCCCCGCGGATCGGAATCCTGCTCGGCGACCGAGAAGGCCGGCAGGATCGACATCGGCACGATCTTCGGCAGGTTTTCATGGGTCAGGTCCGGCACATCCTCGCGCATCGCATAGGCACCCGGTCCGATGCCCGACTGCATGGGATCGCCGACAGGCTGGATGGGCGCGCCGGCCCAGGGGGCAAGCCGCTTGAACCGGTCAGCGAGGCTCGCATCGCGTTGACCGTCCGGCTTCACCACCGAGCGCCCGTCGGCAAGCTTGTAGGTCTTGGCAGCCGGCATCCAGGTGACGCCGATGCTTTCCAGTTTCCCGGTTTCATCGGACTCCAGCGGAAAGCCTTCGCGGCGCCCTTCCTTCTGAAGATGAAAAACCAGACCAATAAAGAACACGACAAACAG contains:
- the puhA gene encoding photosynthetic reaction center subunit H → MEGVQIIGSLDFATLLFILFVVFFIGLVFHLQKEGRREGFPLESDETGKLESIGVTWMPAAKTYKLADGRSVVKPDGQRDASLADRFKRLAPWAGAPIQPVGDPMQSGIGPGAYAMREDVPDLTHENLPKIVPMSILPAFSVAEQDSDPRGMDVVGADGNSAGKVTDIWVDRAEALVRYYEIELSAGGRKVLLPYAFANVKGKSGKVIVSSILASQFDGVPAHASSAQVTRLEEDRISAYYGAGTLYATPDRSEPWL
- a CDS encoding PH domain-containing protein, coding for MCDPDKIKPEPIPGLPDKLPEGERVLWSGAPDWKSLALHVFHVRAVAIYFAILVTWEASSGLSAGVAAGEAATTAVLQVLLAAAAIGLLSLFAWLIARSTVYTVTNERVVIRAGVALPKAVNIPFKVIGSASLKARASGNGDIPLKLTGPDRVAYLSLWPHVRPWHLNNAQPMLRGLPDAAEAARVLAVALAEKAGQPAPRIAVPATEKPRRQSMPDRGAAAVNS